One window from the genome of Salvia splendens isolate huo1 chromosome 9, SspV2, whole genome shotgun sequence encodes:
- the LOC121749389 gene encoding uncharacterized protein LOC121749389, which produces MSSDFNPNRDPDINIPIWVRLVELRATLWNESSINKIASCIGVSLTTDYRTLQRENINGPRIQVIVNAATKPRESLTIRLHTGEFYDLKMEYECLPKYCTKCRSFSHLENRCMGPKDTIRQPPRQGTTGMKKKPNDQRNNGPIPQHDLNRKPAKQPKGKPHWKPTVNTIGAEKGQHPDSELVGTLLAYALPNRFDPIGDEVEANEELDKQNGQCGKPKKQKNNICPSSSIDNNIEKKVADAVADGTLHVNAAKRGSERGRSRGRKQGATNSSNVTSPAPNGANLQNAIVVQATDQTNKPSVGQAMATNRGRRAPLERGLNQHHDPYG; this is translated from the coding sequence ATGTCTTCAGATTTCAACCCTAACAGAGACCCAGACATCAACATTCCGATTTGGGTACGATTGGTGGAACTTAGAGCAACATTGTGGAATGAATCGTCCATCAACAAGATTGCCTCATGTATTGGGGTCTCCCTTACGACAGACTACCGTACACTCCAAAGGGAGAATATTAATGGGCCAAGGATTCAAGTGATTGTCAATGCAGCCACCAAACCAAGGGAATCACTCACAATAAGACTTCATACCGGAGAATTCTACGATCTTAAGATGGAGTATGAGTGCTTGCCCAAATACTGCACTAAGTGCCGATCCTTTAGCCATTTAGAGAACAGATGCATGGGGCCTAAGGACACTATTCGCCAGCCACCAAGGCAAGGAACGACTGGGATGAAGAAAAAACCAAATGATCAGAGGAACAATGGGCCTATACCACAACATGATCTGAATAGGAAACCAGCAAAGCAACCCAAGGGAAAACCTCATTGGAAACCAACAGTCAACACTATAGGAGCGGAAAAAGGGCAACACCCTGATTCGGAGCTAGTCGGCACATTACTTGCCTATGCTTTGCCTAACAGATTTGATCCAATTGGGGACGAAGTGGAAGCTAACGAAGAACTGGACAAACAGAACGGACAATGTGGGAAGCCTAAGAAACAGAAGAACAACATTTGTCCCTCTAGCTCAATAGATAACAACATTGAAAAAAAAGTGGCAGACGCAGTGGCGGATGGCACTCTGCATGTAAATGCGGCTAAGAGAGGATCCGAACGTGGAAGGAGTCGTGGACGAAAACAAGGGGCAACCAACTCTTCCAATGTCACTTCACCAGCTCCAAATGGTGCGAATTTACAAAACGCTATTGTGGTTCAGGCCACTGATCAAACCAACAAGCCAAGTGTGGGACAAGCAATGGCCACAAACCGAGGAAGAAGAGCTCCTCTAGAACGCGGTCTAAATCAACATCACGACCCCTACGGATAG
- the LOC121749390 gene encoding uncharacterized protein LOC121749390 → MIITTWNIRGLQQPSKQAAIVDFVKAYGIDILGILETKMDPDNLKYFLRNYFPDWKSANNFQVISNGRMLLMWNPAKADVDPIMVEAQTINVKIRCMLSNNYFIFSLVYGLYSPTDRLSMWDSLIEFISEDQPALVSGNLNCVMSPDERMGDRVATEYEMKDSIDTCTLLGLDDVPYSGCKFTWTNGTGFSKIDRVLANEAWHDNRFMASTIFRPSGALSDHSSAITTLFGDMLSFPKSFKFFNFWTNHPAYDPLVKEKWPINVSGTAQFVCAERGKALKFHLKEFNFKEASLISKRAKEAAFELEKMQLQLDPDTANLRLREEIKILRQEADD, encoded by the coding sequence ATGATTATCACCACTTGGAATATAAGGGGCTTGCAGCAGCCCTCTAAACAAGCTGCAATCGTCGACTTCGTTAAAGCATATGGAATCGACATTTTGGGGATCCTTGAAACAAAGATGGATCCTGACAATCTTAAATATTTCTTGCGGAATTACTTCCCTGATTGGAAATCTGCGAACAACTTCCAAGTTATTAGCAATGGCCGAATGTTGCTCATGTGGAACCCGGCCAAGGCAGACGTGGATCCCATCATGGTGGAAGCACAAACCATCAACGTCAAAATTAGGTGCATGCTTTCcaataattatttcattttttctcttgtATACGGGCTATATTCACCCACTGATAGATTGTCTATGTGGGATTCATTGATAGAGTTCATTTCTGAGGACCAACCAGCTCTGGTTAGTGGGAATCTCAACTGTGTAATGTCACCAGATGAAAGAATGGGGGACAGAGTGGCTACAGAATATGAGATGAAAGACTCAATTGACACATGCACTTTATTAGGCCTTGACGACGTGCCTTATTCGGGCTGCAAGTTCACTTGGACTAACGGAACAGGATTCAGCAAGATTGACCGTGTACTTGCAAACGAGGCATGGCATGACAACAGATTCATGGCTTCCACAATATTCAGACCCTCTGGTGCTCTCTCTGACCATTCGTCTGCCATCACAACACTCTTTGGAGACATGTTATCTTTTCCAAAATCCTTCAAGTTCTTCAACTTTTGGACTAACCATCCAGCGTATGATCCTTTGGTCAAGGAAAAGTGGCCTATAAATGTTAGCGGCACTGCTCAATTTGTGTGTGCTGAGAGAGGAAAGGCACTCAAATTCCACCTTAAGGAATTCAACTTTAAGGAAGCAAGCCTAATCTCCAAACGAGCAAAGGAAGCAGCTTTTGAGCTTGAGAAGATGCAGCTCCAATTAGATCCAGACACAGCCAACCTGCGGCTCCGTGAGGAGATCAAAATTTTGAGACAAGAGGCAGATGATTAG
- the LOC121747533 gene encoding uncharacterized protein LOC121747533, whose protein sequence is MAARLQQLQSTACQAKQYVTKHGSTYYKQLLEQNKQYVKEPATVETCSELSKQLFYTNLASIPRRTETFWKEIDYVKNMWRQRQDVKVEDVGIAALFGLECFAWFCAGEIVGRGFTFTGYYP, encoded by the exons ATGGCTGCAAGATTACAGCAATTGCAAAGCACGGCTTGCCAAGCCAAGCAATATGTGACCAAGCATGGAAGTACCTACTATAAGCAGTTATTGGAGCAGAACAAACAATATGTAAAAGAACCTGCAACTGTGGAAACATGTAGTGAATTATCCAAACAGCTGTTTTACACTAATCTTGCCAG CATTCCCCGTCGCACTGAGACCTTCTGGAAGgaaattgactatgtgaagaaTATGTGGAGGCAGAGGCAGGATGTGAAGGTTGAGGATGTTGGAATCGCTGCTCTGTTTGGGCTTGAATGCTTTGCCTGGTTTTGTGCCGGTGAAATTGTGGGAAGGGGATTTACGTTTACTGGCTACTATCCCTGA